A region from the Dendropsophus ebraccatus isolate aDenEbr1 chromosome 1, aDenEbr1.pat, whole genome shotgun sequence genome encodes:
- the LOC138778766 gene encoding proto-oncogene Mas-like — MESGNPSNGSTLPEMPYWNNDTLLFKPVFNILISPVTIVISVLGMVGNALVVWYLSFKIKRTTSSIYIFNLAVADAALLLFAFVLHIFALFFTLLPHLESQYEDEQVINSISILTLACLFGYNTSLCLLTAIGIERCLSVLFPIWYYCNRPRHMSSIVCTLIWIVSCTLCALEFAFCYNVTYNRKGILRESGMECKSIFIIVCSFSFTFIPSMTVSSFILLIKVWTSSQQRRPKKLYVVIAVTVFFFLVFGMPMRVLLLIWYKHHAMPSFPIMDLFSLFCVINSSINPFVYFLVGRQGQDGKITLLSIFQAVFREDCSQSKREQIKATEETMT, encoded by the coding sequence ATGGAATCAGGAAACCCAAGTAATGGAAGCACGTTGCCAGAGATGCCATACTGGAATAATGATACCTTATTGTTCAAACCAGTATTTAATATACTGATCTCCCCAGTGACCATAGTCATTTCAGTATTGGGAATGGTTGGCAATGCTCTTGTAGTCTGGTATCTATCATTCAAGATTAAAAGAACCACTTCCTCCATCTATATTTTTAACCTTGCTGTGGCTGATGCAGCGCTTTTGCTGTTTGCATTtgttttgcacatttttgcatTGTTCTTTACCCTATTACCACACTTGGAATCACAGTATGAGGATGAACAAGTTATTAACTCGATAAGTATACTAACTCTAGCTTGTCTCTTTGGCTACAACACTAGCCTATGTCTTTTAACAGCTATAGGTATAGAGAGGTGTCTATCTGTTCTCTTTCCCATATGGTATTATTGTAACAGACCAAGGCACATGTCCTCTATTGTATGTACTCTCATATGGATTGTTTCTTGTACTTTATGTGCACTTGAGTTTGCATTTTGTTACAATGTGACCTATAATCGTAAAGGCATACTTAGGGAGTCCGGTATGGAATGTAAAAGCATCTTCATTATTGTTTGtagttttagttttacatttatacCATCCATGACAGTTTCAAGCTTTATTCTGCTCATCAAAGTATGGACAAGTTCTCAGCAACGACGACCTAAGAAGTTGTATGTGGTGATCGCAGTAACAGTCTTTTTCTTCCTAGTGTTTGGAATGCCCATGAGAGTGTTATTGCTTATATGGTACAAACACCATGCAATGCCATCCTTTCCTATCATGGACCTTTTTTCTCTGTTTTGTGTCATAAACAGTAGCATAAACCCTTTTGTCTATTTCCTGGTTGGCCGCCAAGGACAAGATGGAAAAATTACACTTCTGTCAATTTTTCAGGCAGTTTTTCGAGAGGATTGCAGTCAGTCGAAGAGGGAGCAAATAAAGGCAACAGAAGAGACTATGACGTGA